Part of the Kangiella geojedonensis genome is shown below.
ATGTCTAGCAGCATGTGGCGAAACTGCCTGCAACGACTACAGTCAGAACTCTCTGTTACAGAGTTTAATACTTGGATAAAACCTCTCCAGGTTCGTGAAACCGATAAAGAAATGGCTTTGTTTGCGCCTAACCCTTTTTTCGTCGATTGGATCCGTCAGCAATACCTTGATCGCATTACTGAGTTTGTTACCAGCAAAGAAGATAGCAACCAAATGCATATCTCTTTACACGTTGGAAATGCTCAAATAGCGGAGTCCGCATCTACTCAAGGCACTAATAATACGACGCAAGCTTCTACAAAGCCGACGGTTAATCACATTGCTTCAACGCCTGTTAATAATAATCGTTCAAACGCATCGTCTAACTTCCCTCAGAACAATCTTAATAATAAGTTTACTTTTAATAATTTTGTAGAAGGTAAGTCGAATCAATTAGCTAGAGCAGCTGCGGAGCAGGTAGCTGAAAACCCTGGTATTTCCTACAATCCTTTATTGATATATGGTGGCGTTGGTTTAGGTAAAACGCATTTAATGCATTCTGTGGGTAATCTCATTCTAAAAGATAAACCTGATTCAAAAATCGTTTATCTTCACTCTGAGCGCTTTATGGCTAATATGGTCAAAGCGTTACAAAGCAATAGTATGGATGCCTTCAAAAATTATTACCGTTCCGTCGATGCTTTATTAATTGATGATATTCAGTTTTTTGCCAATAAAGGGCGTACTCAAGAAGAGTTTTTCCACACCTTTAATAATCTCATTGAGAAAAATAAACAGGTCATTATTACCTGTGATCGCTATCCTAAAGAAATTGAAGGTCTTGAAGAGCGTCTTAAGTCTCGCTTTGGCTGGGGGTTAACTGTTGCTATTGAGCCGCCTGATTTGGAGACTCGAGTCGCCATTTTGATGAGCAAAGCCAATCAATCCAATATCGAGCTTCCTCATGAAGTCGCCTTCTTTATAGCTAAACGGATCCGTTCTAACGTTCGCGAGCTTGAAGGAGCCCTGAAGCGCGTTATCGCCAATGCACAATTTACCGGTAGATCAATCACTCTGGATTTTGTTAAAGATGCCCTGAAGGACTTAATAGCAGCTCAAGATAAATTGATTTCTATCGATAATATACAAAAAACTGTCGCTACCTATTACAAGATTAAGGTTTCTGATCTATTATCTAAAAGACGGAGTCGGTCAATAACGCGGCCACGTCAAATGGCAATGACTTTAGCAAAAAAACTGACCAACCATAGTTTGCCAGAAATTGGTGATGCATTTGGTGGACGAGACCATACCACTGTATTGCATGCTTGCCGAAAAATAGATGAATTAAAAAGTG
Proteins encoded:
- the dnaA gene encoding chromosomal replication initiator protein DnaA; translation: MSSSMWRNCLQRLQSELSVTEFNTWIKPLQVRETDKEMALFAPNPFFVDWIRQQYLDRITEFVTSKEDSNQMHISLHVGNAQIAESASTQGTNNTTQASTKPTVNHIASTPVNNNRSNASSNFPQNNLNNKFTFNNFVEGKSNQLARAAAEQVAENPGISYNPLLIYGGVGLGKTHLMHSVGNLILKDKPDSKIVYLHSERFMANMVKALQSNSMDAFKNYYRSVDALLIDDIQFFANKGRTQEEFFHTFNNLIEKNKQVIITCDRYPKEIEGLEERLKSRFGWGLTVAIEPPDLETRVAILMSKANQSNIELPHEVAFFIAKRIRSNVRELEGALKRVIANAQFTGRSITLDFVKDALKDLIAAQDKLISIDNIQKTVATYYKIKVSDLLSKRRSRSITRPRQMAMTLAKKLTNHSLPEIGDAFGGRDHTTVLHACRKIDELKSESVDIEEDYSNLLRTLST